TAGTGTCGCAAGCTTCAAGCAATTCGGTTCTTCCGTAAAGATCCCAAACCCACTCCACCAAATTCACTTTGCCTTCTCCGGCTTTCGGTTCGATCGGTTTTCGTCCACAAGCGAGCTCCAAAGCAACGACGCCAAAGCTATAAACATCGGATTGTTTACTGGCTTTGCCGGCGATGTGACATTCTGGGGCAAGGTACCCCATTGTGCCGGCCAACACGGTTGTTTGCGACCCTTTGGAATGGTCCACGAGCCTCGCGAGACCAAAATCGCCTAGCTTGGCATTGAAATCGGAGTCCAACAACACGTTGCTTGATTTAATGTCTCTGTGAACCACACATTGTTGCCACCCTTCGTGTAAGTAAAGCAGTCCCGACGCTAATCCTTGAGCAATTTTGAACCTTAACTCCCATGGCAATAAGCTGTTTTGGTTGAACAGGTGAGAATCTAAGCTACCATTGGGCATGAATTCGTAAACAAGGAGGAGTTGTTTGTTTTCATGGCACCAGCCAATGAGTTGAACGAGATTTCGATGTCGTAATCGGCTTATGATCTTTACTTCCGAAGCATACTCTTTTATACCTTGTTTTGATCCACTTGAGACTCGTTTGATGGCAACGTAGGAGCTTGAATCCTTTAAAAATCCTTTGTAAACACCGCCAAATCCACCTTGGCCGAGCTTCTGGACTTCGTTGAAATCATCGGTGGCATGAACAAGTTCCTTGTACGAGAACTTCCTCGGTCCGGTCCCCCTCTCGAATTCATCCTCTATTGCCTCATCGATGGCATCACCGTTCTCTTCGTCAGACTGGTACTTCTTCCTATAAAGACTAGCAATCCCAACTAAAACCATTACAACAAAAGCACCGGCGACTCCGAATCCCACAGCAAAACCTgttctgttttttctttttttgtggtTAGGTTGTGTGGCAGCTGTCGGATCAGTCGTGTTACTATCGTTCTCTAAGCTTGAACTGAAATCCCAAGAAGAAATTTGATGTATGGCAGATGCATTTCCGGTGGCTGCCGAGAATCCGAAAGTTACCTTGTCAGGCAAGTAAAGCCTTAAATCGATGATAGCACTAAGGTGTTGCATGACGGTAGTATTATTTCTAAATCCAGTAAAGGAAACGCTTAAATTATGCGTTTTCGGATCGTATCTTATCCATGCTTCATTTCTTTTCCCTCCCATAACGTCGCTCCACCATGTAATATTCGCCACCGATTTCATCGAATCGATATCGATACCAACATGTTCGTGCTCTGGATC
The nucleotide sequence above comes from Gossypium raimondii isolate GPD5lz chromosome 13, ASM2569854v1, whole genome shotgun sequence. Encoded proteins:
- the LOC105784607 gene encoding L-type lectin-domain containing receptor kinase IX.1 yields the protein MRPYFLHQNLKPLMAICSSKIVNLLITTVLFCLIEPFSNAISFNFTSFTTNNNNISYENAYPASRVIQLTANQRDRQMTASLGRATYYEPMHLWDKATGNLTDFATHFTFTIDSQNRSAYGDGIAFFLAPQGSKIPDNVTKGGNLALASDGMGLNTTVNRFVAVEFDIYRNRWDPEHEHVGIDIDSMKSVANITWWSDVMGGKRNEAWIRYDPKTHNLSVSFTGFRNNTTVMQHLSAIIDLRLYLPDKVTFGFSAATGNASAIHQISSWDFSSSLENDSNTTDPTAATQPNHKKRKNRTGFAVGFGVAGAFVVMVLVGIASLYRKKYQSDEENGDAIDEAIEDEFERGTGPRKFSYKELVHATDDFNEVQKLGQGGFGGVYKGFLKDSSSYVAIKRVSSGSKQGIKEYASEVKIISRLRHRNLVQLIGWCHENKQLLLVYEFMPNGSLDSHLFNQNSLLPWELRFKIAQGLASGLLYLHEGWQQCVVHRDIKSSNVLLDSDFNAKLGDFGLARLVDHSKGSQTTVLAGTMGYLAPECHIAGKASKQSDVYSFGVVALELACGRKPIEPKAGEGKVNLVEWVWDLYGRTELLEACDTRLNGVFTVREMEQLMILGLWCAHPDENSRPSIRQAIHALNFEAPVPVLPSKMPVATYYAPPMSVTPLNQFSSNSTYSNSSRSSQFTSSSSSSATASLLLAPPV